A single Methanospirillum lacunae DNA region contains:
- a CDS encoding PAS domain S-box protein — protein sequence MSESTLSILYVDDEPLLQVATVEYLKRYKILVEIASSGSEALSILENQQFDAVVSDYQMPGMNGIELLKIIRKKSDIPFVLFTGRGREDVVIEAIENGADFYLQKGGKPTPQFTELTHKIRTAVQRRRDTDLIRKNELKFELLIQNSSDIIRIHDKDGLIIFDSPSSSQILGFPEGYFIGHNFFDYIHPEDKIRIYSEFQEILRTTTNQTLHEYRIQKSDGTYLYVESVGSNLLDVSGIDGIITTTHSIQNLKTAEYEIRKMADDLASAYKDLANSEEILRNNYQILKCREIELAKSEERFRNMAERSSDLIILLDTNLCVSYASPSSTLITGYDPDELITLKEKFSERLFSENHREFLSCVRNATYGDPIENLEFEIFKKNAEAGFVSMSIVPTYVYNNISGVQVAIRDITRAKRSELQLRESENKFRTLVEYSLDGTFILDPVGNIRFASTSAADMVGADHPDEIIENKNVIEFVAPESVDDVIKDFETVANGTDGYIAQYKIITLKGKTRWLESIGKKILFQNSPSILISIRDITAKKLAEDVLQKTSKEMELIIRNMSSAFVIYESVFDETGKYVSYKFGYFNDTFAERTKLNQLEVQGKCVFEVWPETEQSWIDMFGLVATTGTHQIFEMFHKPTNKWYHCNAYRPSKSPDCICAFFDDITERKAEKLAFEALVRSMVGTCGINSLHFITDTIRSWLNADCVLIGEIQYKNDLVNVLAMNLDGNIISDFKYCFKGSPCESVTKNGFKIYQDNVASLFPDDIDLQTLKIRGYVGTPLVNSSGNPFGILCILFRNPITISETLREIVDIIAVKAAAEIERARIEQELVVSKNLLSDAMSMSHLAAWEYDIATRLFIFNGRFYELYNTTSEIEGGYQMTIEQYLHKFVYPDDINQVIKEVTNAINAFDPAYISTFEHRIIRRDGIIRTVHVRIAITIDQSGKTIKVQGVNQDITDRKETEERTLRANRQLNLLTNITRHDILNNVSIGQIYLDNVLTTYTDPGLINNLEKVQQSFEGIQDQIEFTRIYQELGSHDPLWISLNNAIPMVVPKTIIFEKKIADISVFANPMLSAVFSNLLDNSIRHGKKVTRIRVSTIKYDNYLKIIWEDDGIGIVQEEKEEIFERGFGQNTGFGLFLVREILIFTSISIKENGEWGVGARFEITVPSGKYRETGEI from the coding sequence ATGTCAGAGTCAACCCTTTCAATCCTGTATGTTGATGATGAACCATTATTACAGGTAGCTACTGTTGAGTATCTGAAAAGATACAAGATACTAGTGGAAATTGCATCATCGGGCTCTGAAGCTCTCTCAATATTAGAGAATCAACAATTTGACGCAGTAGTGTCAGATTATCAGATGCCAGGAATGAATGGTATAGAATTATTAAAGATCATCAGGAAAAAATCGGACATTCCATTTGTTCTTTTTACTGGAAGGGGAAGAGAAGATGTAGTAATTGAAGCTATCGAAAACGGGGCTGATTTTTACCTTCAAAAAGGTGGGAAACCCACACCCCAGTTTACAGAACTTACCCATAAGATAAGAACCGCTGTACAAAGAAGAAGAGACACAGATCTCATAAGGAAAAATGAACTTAAATTTGAATTATTAATTCAGAATTCTTCAGATATAATCCGGATTCATGATAAAGATGGCCTTATAATTTTTGATTCGCCATCCTCATCTCAAATTCTGGGTTTTCCAGAAGGTTATTTCATTGGGCATAATTTTTTTGATTACATTCACCCCGAAGATAAAATCCGAATTTATTCAGAATTCCAGGAAATATTGAGGACTACAACCAATCAAACACTACATGAATACCGGATACAAAAATCTGATGGCACCTATCTGTATGTAGAGTCCGTTGGATCTAATCTTTTAGATGTTTCTGGTATTGATGGAATTATCACAACAACTCATTCAATTCAAAATCTTAAAACTGCTGAATATGAAATTCGAAAAATGGCTGATGATCTTGCATCTGCGTATAAAGATCTAGCGAATAGTGAAGAAATACTCAGAAATAATTATCAAATATTAAAATGCCGTGAAATTGAGCTGGCAAAAAGTGAAGAACGATTCAGAAATATGGCTGAACGATCTTCTGATTTAATTATTCTTCTTGATACCAATTTATGTGTCTCATATGCATCCCCTTCTTCTACATTGATCACAGGATACGACCCGGATGAACTCATAACATTAAAAGAAAAATTTTCGGAACGGCTATTCTCAGAAAATCACCGGGAATTTTTATCCTGTGTCAGGAATGCAACGTATGGTGATCCCATAGAAAACCTCGAATTTGAGATTTTTAAGAAAAATGCGGAGGCGGGATTTGTCAGTATGAGCATTGTCCCAACATATGTATATAATAATATATCCGGTGTTCAGGTTGCAATACGTGATATTACTCGTGCAAAGCGATCTGAATTACAACTTAGGGAAAGTGAAAATAAGTTCAGGACCTTAGTAGAATATTCACTTGATGGAACATTTATTCTTGACCCAGTTGGGAATATCAGATTTGCCTCTACATCAGCAGCCGATATGGTTGGCGCTGACCATCCGGATGAAATAATAGAAAATAAAAATGTAATCGAATTTGTTGCCCCCGAATCAGTCGATGATGTTATTAAGGATTTTGAAACCGTTGCAAATGGTACTGATGGCTATATTGCACAATACAAAATTATAACATTAAAAGGAAAAACCCGATGGCTCGAAAGCATTGGGAAAAAAATTCTCTTTCAAAATTCTCCCTCTATTCTAATATCTATACGTGACATCACGGCAAAAAAACTGGCGGAGGATGTCCTCCAAAAAACCTCGAAAGAGATGGAACTGATAATCAGAAATATGAGTTCCGCTTTCGTTATTTATGAATCCGTTTTTGACGAAACCGGTAAGTATGTCAGTTACAAATTCGGGTATTTCAATGATACCTTTGCAGAGAGAACCAAACTAAACCAATTGGAAGTTCAAGGCAAATGTGTTTTCGAAGTGTGGCCGGAAACTGAACAGAGCTGGATAGATATGTTTGGTTTAGTTGCCACCACCGGAACTCATCAGATATTTGAAATGTTTCATAAACCTACTAACAAGTGGTATCATTGTAATGCGTATCGCCCTTCTAAATCTCCAGATTGTATTTGTGCTTTTTTTGATGATATAACAGAACGTAAAGCTGAGAAATTAGCATTTGAAGCACTAGTAAGAAGTATGGTCGGGACATGTGGTATTAATTCCCTTCATTTTATTACAGATACTATCAGATCATGGTTGAATGCTGATTGTGTTTTAATCGGAGAAATTCAATATAAAAATGACCTTGTAAATGTCCTAGCAATGAACCTGGATGGCAATATTATTTCAGATTTTAAATATTGTTTTAAAGGATCTCCTTGTGAAAGTGTCACAAAAAATGGATTTAAAATCTATCAAGATAATGTTGCGTCGTTGTTTCCAGATGACATAGATCTCCAAACATTAAAAATCCGTGGATATGTTGGTACACCGCTTGTTAACTCATCTGGTAATCCCTTTGGGATTCTGTGTATTCTTTTTAGAAATCCGATAACGATTTCTGAAACATTACGCGAGATTGTAGATATTATTGCAGTAAAAGCAGCTGCAGAAATTGAAAGAGCCCGAATAGAACAGGAACTGGTAGTAAGCAAAAACCTACTAAGCGATGCCATGAGTATGTCCCATCTAGCAGCATGGGAATATGATATTGCTACTCGTTTATTCATCTTTAATGGACGCTTTTACGAATTATATAATACAACTTCAGAAATTGAAGGGGGATATCAGATGACAATAGAGCAATATTTACATAAATTTGTATATCCGGATGATATCAATCAAGTAATAAAAGAAGTTACAAATGCCATAAACGCTTTCGATCCAGCGTACATTTCCACCTTTGAACATAGGATTATCAGAAGAGATGGCATTATTCGAACAGTTCATGTCAGAATTGCCATCACAATAGATCAATCAGGGAAAACCATCAAGGTTCAAGGTGTCAATCAGGATATCACTGACCGAAAAGAGACAGAAGAGAGAACACTGAGGGCAAACAGACAACTAAATCTTCTGACAAATATCACCAGGCATGATATTCTAAATAACGTCTCAATTGGCCAAATATATCTTGACAATGTACTGACCACATATACCGACCCGGGATTAATAAACAATCTAGAGAAAGTCCAACAATCCTTCGAGGGTATACAGGATCAGATTGAATTCACACGGATATATCAGGAACTTGGATCTCATGACCCACTATGGATTTCTCTTAATAATGCAATACCCATGGTAGTTCCAAAAACAATTATCTTTGAGAAAAAGATTGCAGACATCTCTGTCTTTGCCAATCCAATGTTAAGTGCTGTCTTTTCAAATCTTTTGGATAATTCAATCAGACATGGAAAAAAGGTTACTCGAATCCGTGTTTCAACAATAAAATATGATAATTATCTCAAGATAATATGGGAAGATGATGGAATCGGGATCGTTCAGGAGGAGAAGGAAGAGATATTTGAGCGAGGATTTGGTCAAAACACGGGTTTTGGATTATTTCTTGTAAGGGAGATCCTAATTTTTACTTCAATCTCAATAAAAGAGAATGGAGAATGGGGCGTAGGAGCCCGGTTTGAAATAACTGTGCCGTCTGGGAAATACCGGGAGACCGGAGAGATATAA
- the uraA gene encoding uracil permease, with product MNTDDIPVNSVPSLSLLIPLSIQHLFAMFGATVLVPVLLGINPATILLFNGIGTLIFLIICQWKVPAYLGSSFAYIAPSLLIIGSYGYGAALSGYIATGIFFLISALIIYWVGTNWVKILFPDVVMGSVVAVIGLALAPTAAKLSGLSLDNSDFNIVAISLFTLLVTLICMTVFKGFLRVIPVLVGIICGSSLAVLLGYFSFDKIIEAPWLAFPPIYSPEWSIHAIIILIPAFFVTLVELIGHLEVTGSIVGSDMMKDPGLFRVVAAKGIACTISGFFGSTPNTTYSENIGVMAITRVYSTTVFAASAVFAILISFCGKFSSAIMSIPDPVIGGISLLLFGVIAVQGFRMLIDAKVDFSKIKNMVLVSIILVVGCSGAVMKLGPYNMEGMSLATIIGIFLNLFFIALSKYGIVCE from the coding sequence ATGAATACTGATGATATTCCGGTGAATAGTGTACCTTCTCTTTCTCTTTTGATCCCCCTGAGTATCCAACATTTATTTGCAATGTTTGGAGCCACAGTTCTTGTTCCAGTTCTTCTTGGTATAAATCCTGCAACTATTTTATTGTTTAATGGAATTGGTACCTTGATCTTTCTCATTATCTGTCAATGGAAAGTTCCTGCATATCTTGGATCAAGCTTTGCATATATTGCCCCTTCTCTTCTCATCATTGGATCTTATGGATATGGAGCAGCATTATCCGGGTATATAGCAACTGGAATATTTTTTCTCATTTCTGCTTTGATAATCTATTGGGTTGGAACAAATTGGGTAAAAATTCTTTTTCCCGATGTTGTTATGGGTAGTGTAGTTGCAGTTATCGGTCTTGCACTGGCACCAACAGCTGCTAAATTGTCGGGTTTATCTCTGGATAATTCTGATTTCAATATCGTTGCAATTTCACTTTTTACTCTTCTGGTTACGCTCATCTGCATGACAGTCTTTAAAGGTTTTCTCCGGGTTATCCCGGTTCTTGTTGGAATTATCTGTGGGAGTTCATTGGCTGTCCTGCTTGGATATTTTTCTTTTGATAAAATCATTGAAGCCCCATGGCTGGCTTTTCCTCCAATATACTCTCCGGAGTGGTCTATACATGCCATTATAATTCTCATCCCGGCTTTTTTCGTAACTCTCGTAGAATTAATTGGACATCTGGAGGTTACAGGCAGTATTGTTGGGTCAGATATGATGAAAGATCCTGGGCTGTTTCGGGTAGTGGCCGCTAAAGGAATAGCCTGCACAATATCTGGATTTTTTGGATCCACACCTAACACTACATATTCAGAAAATATTGGTGTAATGGCTATCACCAGGGTATATAGTACAACTGTGTTTGCAGCCAGTGCGGTTTTTGCAATTTTAATATCCTTTTGTGGAAAATTTTCATCAGCAATTATGAGCATCCCTGATCCTGTAATTGGGGGGATATCTCTACTACTCTTTGGGGTAATTGCAGTTCAGGGTTTTAGAATGTTAATCGATGCAAAAGTAGATTTCTCTAAAATAAAAAATATGGTTCTTGTTTCTATAATATTGGTAGTTGGATGTTCAGGAGCAGTGATGAAACTCGGACCATATAATATGGAAGGGATGTCTCTCGCGACCATCATTGGAATATTTTTAAACTTGTTTTTTATAGCATTATCAAAATATGGAATAGTTTGTGAATAA
- a CDS encoding histone family protein — protein MAAKKTDLPTAAIMRIAKASGAERVGADGAASILLLAEEYIGKLVREATNFASEAGRKTLKGEDVENASQII, from the coding sequence ATTGCGGCTAAGAAAACAGATTTGCCAACTGCGGCAATAATGAGGATTGCAAAAGCAAGTGGAGCTGAGAGAGTAGGGGCCGATGGGGCTGCCTCAATATTGTTACTTGCAGAGGAATATATTGGCAAACTCGTTAGAGAAGCAACAAATTTTGCTTCAGAAGCTGGCAGAAAGACCCTCAAAGGTGAAGATGTTGAGAACGCATCTCAAATTATCTAA
- a CDS encoding tetratricopeptide repeat protein, giving the protein MKKELIIGSLLLFMAVVIGGVTAETFEDYMSKALTFENQQRYTQAIDNYDLALKLNSTNIDAQYQKALDLYKAKRFSESLAAFKKTTELNPKNASAWYYQGIINEQQGNKDDALDANNKARLLGYIV; this is encoded by the coding sequence ATGAAAAAAGAATTGATCATTGGTTCATTACTCCTATTCATGGCAGTTGTAATTGGCGGAGTTACAGCTGAAACTTTTGAGGATTATATGTCAAAAGCTCTCACCTTTGAAAACCAACAACGATATACCCAGGCCATAGATAATTATGACCTTGCATTGAAACTCAATTCTACGAATATAGACGCACAATATCAAAAAGCACTTGATCTATACAAGGCAAAACGTTTTTCAGAATCACTGGCAGCCTTTAAGAAAACAACAGAATTAAATCCAAAAAATGCATCGGCTTGGTATTATCAGGGAATAATTAATGAGCAACAGGGCAACAAAGATGATGCACTTGATGCCAACAACAAAGCACGTTTGCTTGGATATATAGTATAA
- a CDS encoding zinc-ribbon domain-containing protein translates to MFCPNCGEKLADSARFCPKCGTQLDGGSQISQNRRSYSGRYSDMDPKDRVMRLGWALIVVLVFMLFFAGYHYLKSGIGLP, encoded by the coding sequence ATGTTTTGCCCAAATTGTGGTGAGAAACTAGCTGATTCAGCTAGATTTTGTCCGAAATGCGGTACACAATTAGATGGAGGATCCCAAATCTCTCAAAATAGGAGATCATATTCAGGCAGATATTCAGACATGGATCCAAAAGACCGGGTTATGCGGTTAGGTTGGGCCCTTATTGTGGTTCTGGTTTTTATGTTATTCTTTGCAGGGTATCATTACCTTAAATCCGGAATCGGATTGCCTTAA
- a CDS encoding ACT domain-containing protein: MKKTIITVVGKDTVGIIAKVCTYLANNQVNVEDISQTIVQGYFNMMMIVDTERLEKSYSDMVTDLENLGNEIGVKIRCQREEIFTNMHRI; encoded by the coding sequence ATGAAAAAAACAATTATCACAGTAGTTGGAAAGGACACAGTAGGAATTATTGCCAAAGTTTGTACATATCTTGCTAATAATCAGGTAAATGTTGAAGATATTTCTCAAACAATAGTGCAGGGCTACTTCAATATGATGATGATCGTGGACACTGAACGGCTGGAAAAATCATATTCTGATATGGTAACAGACCTTGAAAATCTTGGGAATGAGATTGGTGTAAAAATTAGATGTCAGCGTGAAGAGATTTTTACTAACATGCACCGGATCTGA
- a CDS encoding response regulator, producing MPHGSKILVVEDEMIISMEIKQKLLEMGYIVVGQAITGESAIQKAGETKPDLVLMDIRLKGEMDGISAAQRIMDLYDLPIIFLTAHSDKATLERAVALSPSGYLLKPFKERELMTNIEMSLHKHRIKQKIREETTPKTSAGLYQDLMQFPVPVIVTTKNDIIEFINSSVSKISGFSLHEVLNKPLSILIGEQTQAIEENNERSEPKYHLVMPDQLVLKKKGKLEIPVTVSVGLISGELKEYDRNLYVIQTEEIADVSSSLLGPGAIKYFMSIMGALDFPAFVVDRKMILVGYNQQFCDLARKVGISQYMLNRPLFETPNFSMFADIQDLQDAYKLGYQDKKVKKFRINGDFIYIQIIRIPLKKDDITTHIVMIFQDVTAEKQALYESEKIKQVFSNLVSSLESFQILSKEIKAPFQEMIRKIEDEQGNSGKKTDDWVKNLNNLLHELDVAWVDYAAIKDQIQKNI from the coding sequence ATGCCGCACGGAAGTAAGATTCTTGTTGTAGAAGATGAGATGATCATTTCAATGGAAATTAAACAAAAACTCCTTGAGATGGGTTATATTGTTGTAGGTCAGGCTATTACTGGTGAATCTGCGATACAAAAAGCTGGAGAGACAAAGCCTGATTTAGTCCTTATGGATATTAGACTAAAAGGTGAGATGGATGGTATTAGTGCGGCACAACGGATCATGGATCTGTATGATCTCCCAATTATTTTTCTAACTGCACATTCAGATAAAGCAACTCTGGAACGTGCAGTTGCTCTTTCTCCCTCAGGTTATCTTCTCAAACCTTTCAAAGAAAGAGAATTGATGACTAATATCGAAATGAGTTTACACAAACACCGCATAAAACAAAAAATCAGGGAAGAAACAACTCCAAAAACATCTGCTGGTTTATACCAGGATTTGATGCAATTTCCAGTTCCTGTTATTGTTACAACTAAAAATGATATTATCGAATTTATCAATTCATCAGTTTCAAAAATATCAGGATTTTCATTACATGAAGTTTTAAATAAACCTCTTTCTATTTTAATTGGAGAGCAGACACAAGCAATAGAAGAGAACAATGAGCGGTCAGAACCGAAGTATCATTTGGTTATGCCTGATCAATTGGTACTCAAGAAAAAGGGAAAACTTGAAATTCCAGTTACCGTATCAGTGGGCCTTATATCCGGTGAATTAAAAGAATATGATCGTAATCTGTATGTAATCCAGACGGAAGAGATTGCTGATGTCTCATCTTCTCTTCTTGGTCCTGGAGCGATAAAATATTTCATGTCCATAATGGGCGCTTTGGATTTTCCTGCCTTTGTGGTTGATAGAAAGATGATATTGGTTGGTTATAACCAACAATTCTGTGATTTAGCACGTAAGGTGGGTATTAGTCAATATATGCTGAATCGCCCTCTATTTGAAACTCCTAACTTTTCTATGTTTGCTGATATTCAGGATCTTCAGGATGCCTATAAATTAGGATATCAAGATAAAAAGGTAAAAAAATTTCGTATTAATGGTGATTTTATTTATATCCAGATTATTCGGATACCACTAAAAAAGGATGATATAACTACTCATATTGTTATGATTTTCCAGGATGTAACCGCAGAAAAACAAGCTTTATATGAGTCAGAAAAAATTAAACAGGTTTTTTCTAATTTAGTATCTTCTCTTGAAAGTTTCCAAATTCTTTCAAAGGAAATAAAAGCTCCATTTCAGGAAATGATCAGAAAAATTGAAGATGAACAGGGAAATAGCGGGAAAAAAACTGATGATTGGGTCAAAAACCTGAATAATCTGCTTCATGAACTTGATGTCGCATGGGTGGATTATGCAGCAATAAAGGACCAGATACAAAAAAATATTTAA
- a CDS encoding PFL family protein, which produces MINIFEVNETNKMIEQEKLDVRTITLGISLLDCADSNLDSLNKKIYSKITTLAKNLVSTGKEIEREYGIPIVNTRISVTPISLIAGQACKTPENFVSVAKTLDKAAYDMGVNFLGGYSAIVSKGMTPADENLIRSIPMALSSTEWVCSSVNIGSTKTGINMDAVKLMGTIVKETAEATKENNSFGCTKLVIFCNAPDDNPFMAGAFHGVSEADAVINVGVSGPGVVKHALEGVRGQDFEVLCETVKKTAFKVTRAGQLVAQAASERLNIPFGIVDLSLAPTPSVGDSVAEILEEMGLESVGAPGTTAALALLNDQVKKGGVMASSFVGGLSGAFIPVSEDQGMIDAVNRGALTLEKLEAMTCVCSVGLDMIAIPGSTPASTISGIIADEAAIGMINQKTTAVRLIPVIGKEVGDMVEFGGLLGHAPVQQVNKFGCSDFINRGGRIPPPIHSFRN; this is translated from the coding sequence ATGATTAATATCTTCGAGGTCAATGAGACCAATAAAATGATTGAGCAGGAGAAGCTTGATGTGAGAACGATTACGCTCGGCATCAGTCTTCTTGATTGCGCTGATTCAAATCTGGATTCGCTAAATAAAAAAATATATTCCAAAATTACAACCCTAGCAAAAAATCTCGTTTCTACAGGAAAAGAGATAGAACGTGAATATGGAATACCGATTGTTAATACAAGGATTTCCGTAACACCAATTTCCTTAATAGCAGGCCAGGCCTGTAAAACTCCGGAGAATTTTGTATCAGTTGCCAAAACCCTGGATAAAGCTGCATATGATATGGGTGTCAATTTCCTGGGTGGATACTCGGCAATTGTCTCAAAAGGAATGACTCCTGCAGATGAGAATCTTATACGATCGATTCCGATGGCTCTCTCTTCTACAGAGTGGGTCTGTAGTTCTGTTAACATTGGTTCAACGAAGACCGGAATCAACATGGATGCCGTGAAACTCATGGGAACTATTGTAAAAGAGACTGCTGAAGCAACAAAAGAGAATAATTCTTTTGGCTGCACGAAGCTTGTAATCTTTTGCAATGCACCAGATGATAATCCCTTCATGGCTGGAGCATTTCACGGAGTTTCAGAGGCTGATGCGGTTATAAATGTTGGTGTAAGTGGTCCCGGAGTAGTGAAACATGCACTAGAAGGGGTTCGTGGTCAGGATTTTGAAGTTCTTTGCGAGACTGTGAAAAAAACTGCCTTCAAGGTTACTCGTGCAGGTCAACTTGTAGCACAGGCTGCTTCAGAACGACTAAATATACCTTTTGGGATAGTAGATCTTTCCCTTGCTCCTACTCCATCGGTTGGAGACAGTGTTGCCGAGATTCTCGAGGAGATGGGTCTTGAATCAGTTGGAGCTCCGGGAACAACTGCTGCTCTTGCTCTTTTAAACGATCAGGTTAAAAAGGGTGGAGTGATGGCCAGTTCATTTGTTGGAGGATTAAGTGGAGCCTTTATTCCGGTTAGCGAAGATCAGGGAATGATAGATGCTGTTAATCGTGGAGCCCTAACTCTTGAAAAACTCGAAGCCATGACCTGTGTCTGTTCAGTGGGGTTAGATATGATAGCAATACCGGGGTCAACTCCGGCGTCTACGATATCAGGAATCATTGCCGATGAAGCCGCGATTGGTATGATTAATCAAAAAACCACTGCAGTTCGACTCATCCCGGTAATTGGAAAAGAAGTTGGCGATATGGTTGAATTCGGTGGTCTGCTTGGTCATGCTCCGGTTCAACAGGTCAATAAATTTGGTTGCAGTGATTTTATTAACCGGGGTGGAAGGATTCCTCCACCGATTCATAGTTTTAGAAATTAA
- a CDS encoding response regulator gives MKIVLLDDNDRLAQVYQSVLMSKGYDTEIIGDASKIVETLKTNKPDLLLLDIMMEPLSGWDVLELIKKEPDLDDILIIILTGKVMTIEEALNYGMNIDGYVMKPLERSILLSVIEEIMEISRESSSRYYKALETGMSEEEASQCRRIFRKRKVLSYLKDLLVKQEKMLSLRPVEQSDILESIEHLKKMITNQYHILNQSEMTCP, from the coding sequence ATGAAAATAGTATTGCTTGATGATAATGATCGATTGGCTCAGGTATACCAGTCAGTTCTCATGAGTAAGGGCTATGATACTGAAATTATTGGAGATGCCAGTAAAATAGTTGAAACATTAAAAACAAATAAACCAGACCTTCTTTTACTTGACATTATGATGGAGCCATTATCCGGTTGGGATGTACTTGAACTCATAAAAAAAGAACCTGATCTTGATGATATTCTCATTATAATACTCACTGGTAAAGTGATGACAATTGAGGAAGCGCTAAACTATGGTATGAATATTGATGGATATGTTATGAAACCTTTAGAACGTTCCATATTATTGTCTGTTATCGAAGAAATAATGGAGATTTCCAGAGAAAGTTCTTCCAGGTATTATAAAGCACTTGAAACTGGAATGTCTGAAGAGGAAGCATCTCAATGTCGACGCATCTTTCGAAAGCGAAAAGTACTTTCATACCTTAAAGATTTACTAGTAAAACAGGAGAAAATGCTCTCTCTTCGTCCAGTTGAACAATCGGATATTCTAGAATCTATTGAACATCTTAAAAAAATGATCACAAATCAATACCATATATTAAATCAGAGTGAGATGACCTGTCCATAA